A single Nitrosospira multiformis ATCC 25196 DNA region contains:
- a CDS encoding rhodanese-like domain-containing protein — protein MSSFGVSSFVQNNIALIVAAVASGILLLWPVISRRGKEVDTMAAVQLINYKEALVLDVREGSEYASGHVPNSKHIPADKLEQRLQELDKFKDKPVILIHRSGANTSGKAGSLLRNQGFQHVHNLAGGFDSWQQANLPVIKK, from the coding sequence GTGTCATCATTCGGTGTGTCATCATTCGTGCAGAATAACATTGCCCTGATTGTTGCTGCTGTGGCGAGCGGTATCCTGCTGTTATGGCCGGTGATTTCGCGGCGTGGCAAGGAAGTGGATACGATGGCAGCGGTACAGCTCATCAATTACAAGGAGGCGCTGGTGCTGGATGTACGCGAAGGGAGCGAATATGCGTCGGGGCATGTTCCCAATTCAAAGCATATTCCAGCCGACAAGCTCGAACAGCGGTTGCAGGAGTTGGATAAATTCAAGGACAAGCCGGTGATATTGATCCATCGCAGTGGAGCCAATACCAGCGGGAAGGCGGGTTCCCTTCTGAGGAACCAGGGTTTCCAGCACGTGCACAACCTTGCAGGTGGTTTTGATTCCTGGCAGCAGGCCAATTTGCCGGTAATAAAAAAATGA
- a CDS encoding P-II family nitrogen regulator: MKEIRAICCPERLHELRRGLRAIPGFPGLTVLEAKGLSAPALIDNPTLREARTH; the protein is encoded by the coding sequence ATGAAGGAAATTCGTGCGATATGCTGCCCGGAGCGGCTGCATGAATTGCGGCGGGGATTGCGCGCTATTCCAGGCTTTCCCGGCTTGACAGTGCTTGAAGCAAAGGGACTCTCCGCTCCTGCGCTCATCGACAATCCCACCCTGAGGGAGGCACGCACTCACTGA
- a CDS encoding murein hydrolase activator EnvC family protein codes for MTAEPSDSEELKQLRNKIETLEKELTDTEGYRSEAAGALRESEKAIDVANRRLAELAKQRRAANSKLGQLKAQSAQIKKEIAAQQLQLRNLLYGLYIAGGGRKEYLSLLLSQRNPNEIARNLHYYEYFSRARKEGIDGLRANLEKLNTLSLASREKSAEISGVHARHAEQKIQLEQQKDSHAKLLAEISLQAEEQRREINRLRRNEDRLTRLVEKLTRMLAKKKKFESSEKPSEPGAPPTPASNSGSPDLSENATPFTNGTSFSSLRGHLNSPVRGELANRFGSPRADGGVTWKGLFIRAAGGESVKAIANGRVVFADWLRGFGNLMILDHGDNYMSLYGNNEAVHKRVGDVINAGETIATVGNSSGNSDTGLYFELRHQGKPFDPLNWVRIK; via the coding sequence GTGACCGCAGAGCCATCCGATAGTGAAGAGTTGAAACAACTGAGAAACAAGATCGAGACGCTGGAAAAGGAACTCACGGATACGGAGGGATACAGATCCGAAGCGGCGGGAGCGCTGCGCGAATCGGAAAAAGCGATCGATGTCGCTAACCGGAGGCTTGCGGAACTCGCCAAGCAGCGGCGTGCCGCGAACAGCAAGCTTGGTCAACTGAAAGCGCAGTCGGCCCAGATCAAGAAGGAAATAGCTGCGCAGCAACTGCAGTTGAGGAACCTGCTTTACGGGCTCTATATCGCCGGAGGCGGACGAAAAGAGTACTTGAGTCTCTTGTTGAGCCAGCGGAATCCTAATGAAATAGCCCGCAATCTCCACTATTACGAATATTTCTCACGCGCTCGCAAGGAAGGTATCGATGGCCTGCGTGCGAATCTTGAGAAGCTCAATACGCTCAGCCTCGCCAGCCGGGAAAAAAGCGCGGAGATCTCGGGTGTGCATGCACGCCACGCTGAGCAGAAAATACAGCTCGAACAACAAAAAGACAGCCATGCGAAGCTTCTGGCAGAAATATCACTGCAAGCCGAAGAGCAGCGGCGCGAAATCAACCGCCTCAGGCGTAATGAAGACCGCCTCACCAGGCTGGTGGAAAAACTTACCAGGATGCTTGCGAAGAAAAAGAAATTCGAATCATCTGAAAAACCTTCCGAGCCAGGCGCACCCCCTACTCCTGCCAGCAACAGCGGTTCCCCCGATTTATCTGAGAATGCGACGCCATTCACGAATGGAACGTCCTTCTCCTCCCTTCGCGGCCACCTGAATTCACCGGTGCGCGGGGAACTTGCAAACCGCTTCGGCAGTCCACGTGCAGATGGTGGCGTTACCTGGAAAGGGTTGTTCATCCGCGCCGCTGGCGGCGAGAGTGTGAAGGCGATTGCAAATGGACGCGTCGTATTCGCCGACTGGCTCAGAGGGTTCGGCAACCTGATGATTCTGGACCACGGCGACAACTATATGAGTCTTTATGGAAATAATGAAGCAGTCCATAAGCGGGTGGGAGACGTGATCAATGCCGGAGAGACGATAGCCACAGTAGGCAATAGCAGTGGAAATTCCGATACCGGCCTATACTTCGAATTGCGCCATCAGGGCAAACCGTTTGACCCTTTGAACTGGGTCAGAATAAAATGA
- a CDS encoding SH3 domain-containing protein: protein MRRVRGSSLKISSLLSRGLAILGMTVSMFPSLAIAALEFYSINDNGVIMYDAPSLKAGKVYVASRNLPVEAIVKVDGWVKVRDSEGALAWVEEKALSEKRHILVTSPLADVYQVATINSPLMFQVQQGVILEWLEPPANGWVRVRHRDGQTGYVRTSQVWGS from the coding sequence ATGAGGCGTGTGCGCGGTTCATCGCTGAAAATATCCTCCTTGCTGAGCCGGGGACTGGCCATCCTCGGAATGACGGTGTCGATGTTTCCATCGCTCGCCATTGCGGCGCTGGAGTTTTATTCGATCAATGACAATGGGGTCATCATGTATGACGCCCCATCACTCAAGGCGGGGAAGGTCTATGTGGCCAGCCGCAATCTGCCTGTTGAGGCTATCGTAAAAGTCGACGGATGGGTAAAGGTTCGCGACAGTGAAGGAGCGCTCGCCTGGGTAGAAGAAAAAGCCCTGAGCGAGAAGCGCCATATCCTCGTTACCTCACCGCTGGCGGATGTCTATCAGGTAGCAACTATCAATTCGCCCCTGATGTTCCAGGTACAGCAAGGTGTAATCCTGGAGTGGCTTGAGCCCCCGGCCAACGGATGGGTGAGGGTGCGGCATCGCGACGGTCAAACCGGGTACGTCAGGACCAGTCAGGTCTGGGGTTCATGA
- the secB gene encoding protein-export chaperone SecB, with translation MSDEQQQPVFSIEKVYVKDLSVEIPNAPRIYLERETPEVNIQLHSKSERIDETLYEVVLTTTVTAKIKDKTMFLVEIQQGGVFQIRHVPEAEMELVLGIACPNILFPYLREAVSDTVTRAGFHPVILNPVNFEALYYQRKQQTENSAAPQTPETQQITH, from the coding sequence ATGAGCGATGAGCAGCAGCAACCGGTTTTCAGCATCGAAAAGGTCTATGTCAAAGACCTTTCTGTTGAAATACCAAACGCGCCCAGAATATACCTGGAGCGCGAGACACCTGAAGTGAACATCCAACTGCACAGCAAGAGCGAGCGCATCGATGAAACCTTGTATGAGGTCGTGCTGACAACGACCGTCACCGCAAAAATCAAGGACAAGACGATGTTTCTGGTGGAGATACAGCAAGGAGGTGTTTTTCAGATTCGTCATGTTCCGGAAGCTGAAATGGAGCTTGTGCTCGGTATTGCATGCCCAAATATTCTCTTCCCCTATCTGCGCGAGGCAGTTTCGGATACTGTAACGCGCGCGGGATTTCATCCGGTCATTTTGAATCCGGTGAATTTCGAGGCACTTTACTACCAGAGAAAGCAGCAGACGGAGAATTCGGCGGCGCCGCAGACTCCGGAGACACAGCAAATCACGCATTAG
- a CDS encoding tRNA (cytidine(34)-2'-O)-methyltransferase codes for MFDVILYQPEIPPNTGNIIRLCANTGIRLHLVKPLGFTLEDKLLLRAGLDYHEFASITVHADWVECMDELGDRDRRFFAISTKGKQRYDLVTYSPGDAFLFGPESRGLPTDLLENFPEQHRLRVPMAAGSRSLNLSNAVAVIVYEAWRQTGFA; via the coding sequence ATGTTCGACGTAATTCTGTATCAACCCGAGATTCCACCCAATACCGGCAATATCATTCGCCTTTGCGCTAATACAGGCATCCGCTTACATCTGGTCAAGCCCCTCGGCTTTACCCTGGAAGACAAACTACTGCTTCGTGCCGGACTGGATTATCACGAGTTTGCCAGTATCACGGTGCATGCAGACTGGGTAGAATGTATGGACGAGCTCGGGGACAGGGACAGACGCTTTTTTGCAATTTCCACCAAGGGAAAACAACGCTATGACCTTGTTACCTATTCGCCTGGTGACGCCTTTCTTTTCGGCCCTGAAAGCCGCGGCCTGCCAACTGATCTACTGGAAAATTTCCCTGAGCAGCACCGCCTTCGCGTACCGATGGCAGCGGGAAGCCGCAGTCTCAATCTATCGAATGCCGTTGCGGTGATAGTCTATGAGGCATGGCGCCAGACGGGATTCGCATAG
- a CDS encoding ComF family protein codes for MQLLFGRNCFLCGSAATEDLCTPCRDSLPHISGPHCPVCALPMEEARVCGACLAHPPAFDLTLAAVNYAFPIDALLHSLKYRTNLALAPVLADLLLAQIDKAVLPDFIVPMPLHAVRLRERGFNQAMEIGRQISKKLDVPLLPALCRRVRDTASQTRLPWKEREKNIRNAFDCEENLDGKHIAIVDDVMTTGATLNELARVLRKCGAVHISAWVVARTLPGTP; via the coding sequence GGGAGAAATTGCTTCCTCTGTGGAAGCGCCGCTACTGAAGACCTTTGCACGCCTTGCCGGGACAGCCTGCCTCATATTTCAGGCCCTCACTGCCCGGTTTGCGCGTTACCCATGGAGGAAGCCCGTGTCTGCGGTGCCTGCCTTGCTCATCCCCCGGCCTTTGATCTTACGCTCGCCGCTGTAAATTATGCCTTTCCGATCGATGCGCTTCTCCACTCACTCAAATACCGGACTAATCTTGCCTTGGCACCGGTCCTGGCAGATTTGCTGCTGGCGCAGATCGACAAGGCTGTATTACCGGATTTCATCGTCCCGATGCCATTACACGCGGTAAGATTGCGGGAACGGGGTTTCAACCAGGCGATGGAGATAGGCCGGCAGATATCGAAAAAACTGGATGTTCCCCTGCTGCCCGCGCTATGTCGTCGCGTCAGGGATACGGCTTCCCAGACCCGGCTTCCGTGGAAGGAGCGAGAAAAAAATATTCGAAATGCGTTTGACTGCGAGGAGAACTTAGACGGAAAGCATATTGCAATCGTCGATGATGTAATGACCACGGGCGCAACGTTGAACGAGTTGGCCAGAGTACTGCGTAAATGCGGCGCCGTTCATATCAGCGCGTGGGTAGTCGCACGCACGCTTCCCGGCACTCCATAA
- a CDS encoding NAD(P)H-dependent glycerol-3-phosphate dehydrogenase gives MRIAVMGAGAWGTALALSLCASTASSHQVTLWTRSRQHLADLVSQRINRRYFSAFPLPASLRLTAGLEEAVEDAELALIVVPVSGLRETLREIAASGKKIPVIWGCKGFESQSAKLPHQVAEEEYAGAAPYGVLSGPSFALEIAQGLPAALTLASRDGEFAREVAAQLHAPRLRVYSCTDVVGVETGGAVKNVISIAAGICDGMGFGSNARAALITRGLAEITRLGLKLGGRMETFLGLTGVGDLILTCTGDLSRNRRVGLALAAGRSLPDILQELGHIAEGVHTAREVLRLSHLLGIEMPITKGVCSILDDGVPAGQAVEALLNREPKSEIY, from the coding sequence ATGAGAATAGCGGTGATGGGAGCCGGCGCATGGGGCACCGCGCTGGCTCTCAGTCTTTGTGCAAGCACCGCCTCTTCCCATCAGGTGACATTATGGACACGCAGCCGCCAACATCTGGCCGATCTCGTTTCACAGCGTATCAATCGCCGCTATTTTTCCGCTTTTCCCTTACCGGCATCATTGCGGTTGACCGCAGGGCTCGAAGAGGCTGTCGAGGACGCCGAACTCGCCCTGATCGTTGTGCCGGTTTCCGGTTTGCGCGAAACTTTGCGGGAAATTGCAGCAAGCGGGAAGAAGATCCCTGTCATCTGGGGATGCAAGGGATTTGAATCGCAATCGGCAAAGCTGCCGCATCAGGTGGCCGAGGAGGAGTATGCCGGAGCCGCGCCATATGGCGTTCTATCGGGTCCCAGTTTTGCGCTTGAAATCGCGCAAGGCTTGCCCGCGGCCTTGACTCTTGCCTCCAGGGATGGGGAATTCGCACGAGAGGTAGCGGCGCAACTGCACGCTCCGCGGCTGCGGGTTTATTCTTGTACCGATGTAGTGGGTGTGGAAACGGGGGGCGCAGTCAAGAACGTCATATCGATTGCCGCAGGCATTTGCGACGGCATGGGATTCGGGTCCAACGCCCGGGCGGCCTTGATCACCCGTGGCCTTGCGGAAATTACCCGATTGGGTTTAAAACTGGGGGGACGCATGGAGACCTTCCTGGGTTTGACCGGGGTGGGTGATCTGATATTGACCTGCACTGGGGATTTGTCGCGCAATCGCCGGGTTGGGCTGGCACTCGCGGCGGGTCGCTCCCTCCCCGACATTCTGCAGGAACTGGGGCATATCGCCGAAGGTGTCCACACCGCCCGGGAGGTATTGCGATTAAGTCACCTGCTGGGCATTGAAATGCCGATCACAAAGGGGGTTTGCAGTATACTGGATGACGGTGTTCCGGCTGGGCAGGCAGTAGAAGCGTTGCTCAATCGTGAACCGAAATCGGAAATCTATTGA
- the slmA gene encoding nucleoid occlusion factor SlmA: MTGRPGERKDQILQVLAEMLEEPRAGKITTAALAAKLDVSEAALYRHFASKAQMFDSLIEFIEKTLFTFINKMVAEEKSGIRQIEGILALLLGFAKKNPGMTRVLIGDALINENERLQNRVTQLHDRLEATLKQALRFAVSQREIVEDLDVSAHANMLLCYVVGRWHQFAKSGFKRDPMEYWEAQFREIVSSNSFGQVVS, encoded by the coding sequence ATGACGGGCAGGCCTGGGGAAAGAAAAGATCAGATTCTGCAGGTTCTGGCAGAGATGCTGGAAGAGCCTAGGGCAGGTAAAATTACCACGGCGGCTCTGGCGGCTAAGCTGGATGTTTCCGAGGCTGCGCTTTACCGTCATTTCGCCAGCAAAGCACAAATGTTTGACAGTTTGATCGAGTTCATAGAAAAGACCCTGTTCACTTTCATCAATAAGATGGTAGCGGAAGAAAAAAGCGGCATCAGGCAGATCGAAGGCATTCTTGCTCTATTGCTTGGTTTTGCAAAGAAAAATCCTGGAATGACCAGAGTGTTGATTGGGGATGCTTTGATAAACGAGAATGAGCGTTTGCAAAATCGCGTCACCCAACTGCACGACCGTCTGGAGGCAACGCTCAAGCAGGCATTACGTTTTGCAGTAAGCCAGCGGGAAATAGTAGAGGATCTGGACGTATCCGCTCACGCAAATATGCTGCTATGTTATGTTGTGGGCCGTTGGCACCAGTTTGCCAAAAGCGGTTTCAAACGCGATCCGATGGAATATTGGGAAGCACAGTTTAGAGAAATAGTTTCCAGCAATTCCTTCGGGCAGGTGGTTTCGTAG
- a CDS encoding S41 family peptidase, whose amino-acid sequence MGDKMRQFGLVIFGAIAGVMLSLNFSAVANKEPQGVLHPLPVEELRAFTEVFGRIKNDYVEPVEDKKLITEAINGMLTGLDPHSAYLDADAFKELQIGTQGEFGGLGIEVSMEDGFVKVISPIEDTPAFRAGIKPGDLIIKLDDTAVKGLSLTEAIKRMRGKPDTPITLTVVRKGEAKPIVFPLVRAVIRIQSVKSKMIEPGYGYIRITQFQEQTGENLAKAIDKLFKESGGSMKGLVLDLRNDPGGLLNGAVAVSAAFLPEDSLVVYTDGRSEDAKMKLKASPEFYLRDTKNDYVKRLPAGIKTVPMVTLVNGGSASASEIVAGALQDHKRSIVMGTQTFGKGSVQTILPLGNNTAIKLTTARYYTPNGQSIQAKGITPDVMDELAKDEVERLREADLDRHLSNGKAEDQKRETEAKGVPETKVAPKPGVKPVKSENEEDKNKKRESPAEFGSSDDLLLVQAISYIKENASKRATAKVEN is encoded by the coding sequence ATGGGCGACAAAATGCGGCAGTTCGGCCTCGTCATTTTCGGTGCAATCGCCGGCGTGATGCTGAGCCTCAATTTTTCTGCTGTTGCCAATAAGGAACCGCAGGGGGTCCTGCATCCCCTTCCGGTGGAGGAGCTTCGGGCCTTCACAGAAGTGTTCGGCCGGATAAAAAATGATTACGTCGAACCGGTAGAAGACAAAAAGCTCATCACTGAAGCCATCAATGGCATGCTGACAGGCCTCGATCCCCATTCCGCCTATCTGGATGCAGATGCTTTCAAGGAGCTGCAGATTGGCACTCAGGGTGAGTTCGGGGGCCTGGGCATCGAAGTGAGCATGGAAGACGGATTTGTCAAGGTCATTTCTCCTATCGAGGATACGCCCGCCTTCCGCGCCGGGATAAAACCCGGAGATCTTATCATCAAGCTGGACGATACCGCGGTCAAGGGGCTCTCGCTTACGGAGGCCATCAAGCGCATGCGCGGCAAGCCCGATACGCCTATTACCCTTACCGTCGTGCGCAAGGGCGAGGCCAAGCCGATTGTGTTCCCACTGGTTCGCGCCGTCATCAGGATACAAAGCGTGAAGTCGAAAATGATCGAGCCTGGCTACGGATATATTCGTATCACCCAGTTTCAGGAACAGACGGGGGAAAACCTGGCGAAGGCGATAGATAAGCTTTTCAAGGAAAGCGGTGGCTCGATGAAGGGACTGGTGCTGGACTTGCGTAATGACCCGGGGGGCCTGTTGAATGGAGCAGTGGCAGTATCTGCGGCCTTTTTACCGGAGGATTCTCTGGTTGTCTATACCGATGGCCGTAGCGAAGATGCGAAGATGAAACTCAAGGCCAGTCCCGAGTTCTATCTGCGCGATACGAAGAACGACTACGTCAAGCGGCTCCCAGCGGGTATCAAGACCGTACCGATGGTGACACTCGTAAATGGCGGCTCGGCTTCGGCTTCGGAAATCGTTGCCGGCGCGCTGCAGGATCATAAACGGTCGATCGTGATGGGAACGCAAACCTTCGGTAAAGGTTCGGTGCAAACCATTTTACCGCTGGGAAACAACACAGCTATCAAATTGACCACGGCACGGTACTATACGCCAAATGGACAATCCATCCAGGCCAAGGGAATCACGCCTGATGTCATGGATGAATTGGCAAAGGATGAAGTCGAGCGCCTGCGTGAAGCTGATCTCGATCGTCATCTATCCAATGGCAAGGCTGAGGACCAGAAACGGGAGACGGAGGCGAAGGGAGTGCCGGAAACAAAGGTCGCGCCAAAACCGGGAGTCAAGCCGGTCAAGTCCGAGAACGAGGAAGACAAGAACAAGAAGCGTGAGTCACCTGCTGAGTTCGGTTCCAGCGATGACCTGCTGCTGGTTCAGGCTATCAGCTATATCAAGGAAAACGCCAGCAAGCGCGCAACTGCAAAAGTAGAAAACTGA
- the argB gene encoding acetylglutamate kinase has product MPSQPSSQDKAKILAEALPYIQRFHGKTIVIKYGGNAMTEENLKKCFAHDVALLKVVGMNPVIVHGGGPQINDMLKRVGKQGAFIQGMRVTDAETMDVVEMVLGLINKEIVNLINQHGGRAVGLTGKDGSFIRAKKMLVRDKERGQEWVDLGQVGEIEGIDPALIELLETRDFIPVIAPVGVGSRGESYNINADLVAGGLALVLNAEKLILLTNTPGVLNKDGSLLTGLTAQEVDELIADGTISGGMIPKISSALDAVKSGVKTCHIIDGRVEHGLLLEVLTDEGVGTLIKAN; this is encoded by the coding sequence ATGCCATCTCAACCTTCTTCACAAGACAAAGCAAAAATTCTGGCTGAGGCACTACCTTATATCCAGCGCTTTCACGGGAAAACCATCGTCATCAAGTATGGTGGCAACGCCATGACGGAAGAGAATCTCAAAAAGTGTTTCGCTCATGACGTAGCGCTGCTGAAAGTGGTTGGCATGAACCCGGTAATCGTGCACGGGGGAGGTCCCCAGATCAACGATATGTTGAAGCGGGTCGGCAAGCAGGGTGCCTTCATTCAGGGCATGCGTGTTACCGATGCCGAAACCATGGATGTCGTCGAGATGGTGCTGGGGCTGATCAACAAGGAAATCGTCAATCTCATCAATCAGCATGGGGGGCGTGCAGTCGGCCTGACAGGCAAGGATGGCAGCTTTATCCGCGCAAAAAAAATGCTGGTGCGTGACAAGGAGAGAGGGCAAGAATGGGTTGATCTCGGCCAGGTCGGAGAAATCGAGGGCATCGATCCCGCTCTGATCGAGTTGCTCGAGACCCGCGATTTCATCCCGGTAATCGCCCCGGTCGGGGTGGGCAGCCGCGGCGAATCCTATAATATCAATGCTGACCTAGTCGCCGGGGGACTGGCGCTGGTTTTGAACGCGGAAAAACTGATACTTCTTACCAACACACCGGGGGTGCTGAACAAGGATGGCAGTTTACTGACAGGGTTGACTGCACAGGAAGTGGATGAGCTAATTGCCGATGGCACCATTTCAGGGGGAATGATTCCCAAGATCAGTTCTGCCCTGGACGCAGTCAAGAGTGGTGTCAAAACATGCCACATCATCGATGGACGCGTCGAACACGGATTATTGCTCGAAGTGCTGACGGATGAGGGAGTTGGAACACTCATAAAGGCGAACTGA
- a CDS encoding P-II family nitrogen regulator codes for MVDSITDVIMREGRTGKIGEGLIWVLPIESARCIAMEAISEIASYVMLMPSRVSNF; via the coding sequence ATGGTCGACAGCATTACCGACGTTATCATGCGTGAAGGCCGTACCGGCAAGATCGGCGAGGGCCTTATCTGGGTCCTGCCAATTGAATCCGCTCGCTGTATCGCGATGGAAGCAATCTCTGAGATAGCCTCCTATGTCATGTTAATGCCGTCGAGAGTATCGAATTTTTGA
- a CDS encoding HesA/MoeB/ThiF family protein, translating to MNDDQLLRYSRHILLPEIGIQGQEALIRSHVLVVGAGGLGSPASMYLASSGVGTLTICDNDRVDLTNLQRQIIHGTDDIGAPKTHSARKTLAKINPEVEVIELDERMDEKRLLQLVGDADVVVDASDNFSTRYAINHSCVLLRKPLVSGAAVRFEGQIAVFDLRHPDNPCYHCLFPAGGEDQDMRCGVMGVLAPLVGIIGCMQAAETLKILTNAGQTLNGRLLTLDGLAMKWKSSELRKDPGCEVCGNPA from the coding sequence ATGAATGACGATCAGTTGCTGCGTTACAGCCGTCACATCCTGTTGCCGGAGATAGGAATACAGGGGCAGGAAGCCTTGATCCGGTCGCATGTACTGGTAGTCGGGGCGGGAGGACTCGGCTCTCCTGCCAGCATGTACCTTGCCTCGAGCGGAGTCGGCACGCTCACTATCTGTGACAATGACAGGGTTGACCTGACCAACCTCCAGCGCCAGATCATTCACGGTACAGACGACATTGGCGCACCAAAAACACACTCTGCCAGAAAAACTCTTGCGAAAATCAACCCTGAAGTCGAAGTGATCGAACTCGACGAGCGTATGGATGAAAAAAGATTGCTGCAACTGGTCGGAGACGCCGACGTGGTCGTGGACGCAAGCGATAACTTTTCCACCCGTTATGCTATCAACCATTCTTGTGTCCTTCTCCGCAAGCCGCTCGTATCAGGTGCAGCCGTGCGTTTTGAGGGGCAAATCGCGGTATTCGATCTCAGGCACCCAGACAATCCATGCTATCACTGCTTGTTTCCAGCAGGCGGGGAAGATCAGGACATGCGCTGCGGGGTGATGGGCGTGCTTGCACCGCTGGTAGGAATCATTGGCTGCATGCAGGCTGCAGAAACACTAAAAATTCTCACCAACGCCGGCCAAACCTTGAACGGCCGCCTGCTTACGCTGGACGGTCTTGCCATGAAATGGAAATCATCCGAACTGAGAAAGGATCCAGGGTGCGAGGTTTGCGGAAACCCAGCGTAG
- the gpmA gene encoding 2,3-diphosphoglycerate-dependent phosphoglycerate mutase: protein MKKLVLLRHGESTWNKENRFTGWTDVDLTPKGAEEAHNSGRLLREAGFTFDIAYTSVLKRAIRTLWIVLDEMDQMWIPVESSWRLNERHYGALQGLNKLETAVAYGEEQVLIWRRSYDIRPPALTPDDPRYPGCDPRYRNLPKQDIPLTECLQDTVSRFLPYWRESIAPQVKSDKSVLITAHGNSLRALVMYLDNLSEGEIMELNIPTGIPLVYELDDGLKPIRSYYLGDQAKIEQAMQVVANQGKILPNL, encoded by the coding sequence ATGAAAAAACTCGTTCTCCTGCGACATGGAGAAAGTACCTGGAACAAGGAGAATCGCTTTACGGGCTGGACAGACGTGGACTTAACTCCAAAAGGAGCGGAGGAGGCCCACAATTCCGGACGCCTGCTGCGGGAAGCCGGATTCACCTTCGATATCGCCTATACTTCGGTACTGAAGCGCGCCATTCGCACATTATGGATCGTGCTGGATGAAATGGATCAGATGTGGATTCCCGTCGAATCATCGTGGCGGCTGAATGAGCGTCATTATGGGGCGCTGCAAGGCCTGAACAAACTTGAAACTGCAGTTGCATATGGTGAAGAGCAGGTATTGATCTGGCGGCGAAGTTACGATATTCGCCCCCCCGCCCTCACTCCCGATGATCCCCGGTACCCGGGATGCGACCCTCGCTACCGGAACTTGCCAAAGCAGGATATTCCCCTTACCGAGTGCCTGCAGGATACCGTGTCACGGTTTCTGCCCTATTGGCGTGAAAGCATTGCTCCCCAGGTCAAAAGTGACAAAAGCGTGCTCATCACCGCGCATGGAAATTCGCTCCGGGCCCTCGTCATGTATCTTGACAACCTTTCCGAAGGGGAAATCATGGAGCTCAATATTCCGACCGGCATTCCGCTCGTATATGAGCTTGACGACGGCCTGAAACCAATCCGCAGCTATTATCTCGGAGACCAGGCAAAAATCGAGCAGGCCATGCAGGTCGTCGCGAATCAGGGAAAAATTCTGCCCAACCTTTAA
- the grxC gene encoding glutaredoxin 3: MSEGSAKVLMYSTGFCPYCVMAERLLRARGVEEIEKIRVDLEPARRAEMMEKTGRRTVPQIYIGDTHVGGYDDLARLDRNEGLAKLLAI; this comes from the coding sequence ATGAGCGAGGGATCTGCAAAGGTATTGATGTATTCCACCGGTTTCTGCCCGTATTGTGTCATGGCGGAACGGTTGCTGCGAGCCAGGGGCGTGGAGGAAATAGAAAAAATACGGGTGGATCTTGAACCCGCACGCCGGGCGGAGATGATGGAGAAAACCGGACGTCGCACGGTTCCACAGATCTACATTGGCGATACGCATGTAGGCGGTTACGACGATCTGGCGAGGCTCGACCGCAATGAAGGGCTGGCAAAGCTCCTCGCAATATGA